A portion of the Suricata suricatta isolate VVHF042 chromosome 11, meerkat_22Aug2017_6uvM2_HiC, whole genome shotgun sequence genome contains these proteins:
- the CLNS1A gene encoding methylosome subunit pICln isoform X2: MSFLKSFPPPGSAEGLRQQQPETEAVLNGKGLGTGTLYIAESRLSWLDGSGLGFSLEYPTISLHAVSRDLNAYPREHLYVMVNAKFGESKESVAEEEEEEDSDDDVEPIAEFRFVPSDKSALEAMFTAMCECQALHPDPEDEDSDDYDGEEYDVEAHEQGQGDIPTFYTYEEGLSHLTAEGQATLERLEGMLSQSVSSQYNMAGVRTEDSIRDYEDGMEVDTTPTVAGQFEDADVDH, encoded by the exons ATGAGCTTTCTCAAAAGTTTCCCGCCGCCCGGCTCGGCTGAGGGGCTCCGGCAGCAGCAGCCGGAGACCGAGGCTGTGCTGAACGGCAAGGGCCTCGGCACCGGCACCCTTTACATCGCGGAGAG CCGCCTTTCCTGGTTAGATGGCTCTGGATTAGGATTCTCACTGGAATACCCCACCATTAGCTTGCATGCGGTGTCCAGGGACCTAAATGCCTATCCACGAGAGCATTTGTATGTTATGGTGAATGCCAAATTTGGAG AATCAAAAGAATCTGTTgctgaggaagaagaagaagaagatagtgatgatgatgttgaACCTATTGCTGAATTTAGATTTGTGCCTAGTGATAAGTCAGCAT tgGAGGCAATGTTCACTGCAATGTGTGAATGCCAGGCTTTGCATCCAGATCCTGAGGATGAAGATTCAGATGATTACGATGGAGAAGAATATGATGTGGAAGCACATG aacAAGGGCAGGGAGACATCCCTACATTTTACACCTATGAAGAAGGATTATCCCATTTAACAGCAGAAGGCCAAGCCACGTTGGAGAGATTAGAAGGAATGCTTTCTCAGTCTGTGAGCAGCCAATATAACATGGCTGGAGTTCGGACAGAAGATTCAATAAGAGATTATGAAG atgggATGGAGGTAGATACTACACCAACCGTTGCCGGACAGTTTGAGGATGCAGATGTTGATCACTGA
- the CLNS1A gene encoding methylosome subunit pICln isoform X1, translating to MSFLKSFPPPGSAEGLRQQQPETEAVLNGKGLGTGTLYIAESRLSWLDGSGLGFSLEYPTISLHAVSRDLNAYPREHLYVMVNAKFGEESKESVAEEEEEEDSDDDVEPIAEFRFVPSDKSALEAMFTAMCECQALHPDPEDEDSDDYDGEEYDVEAHEQGQGDIPTFYTYEEGLSHLTAEGQATLERLEGMLSQSVSSQYNMAGVRTEDSIRDYEDGMEVDTTPTVAGQFEDADVDH from the exons ATGAGCTTTCTCAAAAGTTTCCCGCCGCCCGGCTCGGCTGAGGGGCTCCGGCAGCAGCAGCCGGAGACCGAGGCTGTGCTGAACGGCAAGGGCCTCGGCACCGGCACCCTTTACATCGCGGAGAG CCGCCTTTCCTGGTTAGATGGCTCTGGATTAGGATTCTCACTGGAATACCCCACCATTAGCTTGCATGCGGTGTCCAGGGACCTAAATGCCTATCCACGAGAGCATTTGTATGTTATGGTGAATGCCAAATTTGGAG aaGAATCAAAAGAATCTGTTgctgaggaagaagaagaagaagatagtgatgatgatgttgaACCTATTGCTGAATTTAGATTTGTGCCTAGTGATAAGTCAGCAT tgGAGGCAATGTTCACTGCAATGTGTGAATGCCAGGCTTTGCATCCAGATCCTGAGGATGAAGATTCAGATGATTACGATGGAGAAGAATATGATGTGGAAGCACATG aacAAGGGCAGGGAGACATCCCTACATTTTACACCTATGAAGAAGGATTATCCCATTTAACAGCAGAAGGCCAAGCCACGTTGGAGAGATTAGAAGGAATGCTTTCTCAGTCTGTGAGCAGCCAATATAACATGGCTGGAGTTCGGACAGAAGATTCAATAAGAGATTATGAAG atgggATGGAGGTAGATACTACACCAACCGTTGCCGGACAGTTTGAGGATGCAGATGTTGATCACTGA